From Acidobacteriota bacterium, the proteins below share one genomic window:
- a CDS encoding MFS transporter — MSREAAPGHHLRAIKWLTYLMFLMFAMTTDSVGVIIPEVIREFRLSMVAAGAFHYAPMLAIAMAAIFLGYLADKLGRKRTIVLGLVLFALNSYLFAVGNAFFFFLLLLVISGAAIGIFKTGALALVGDISRSTAEHTATMNTVEGFFGVGAIIGPAVVARLLATGFSWKWLYLIAGTVCVLLIVTASMVRYPKTVRSVEEPIDFRRTLRMMKDPYALGFSLGIFLYVAAECAVYVWMPTLLEGYSGSFALLAAYATSVFFILRALGRFLGAWILARYPWTSVMALFSLAILLCFAGSVAGGLSCAVWLLPLSGLFMSMIYPTLNSKGISCFPKTEHGTVAGVILFFTCTAAAVGPLAMGGLSDLFGHARYGFVLATVFAALLFAGLLLNWIYDPARQRLAALDASEYDAEASL, encoded by the coding sequence ATGAGCAGAGAGGCCGCGCCCGGGCATCATTTGAGGGCCATCAAGTGGCTCACCTATCTGATGTTCCTGATGTTCGCCATGACCACGGATTCCGTCGGCGTCATCATCCCGGAAGTCATCAGGGAATTCCGTTTGAGCATGGTCGCCGCCGGGGCCTTTCACTATGCTCCCATGCTGGCGATTGCAATGGCCGCCATATTCCTGGGCTACCTGGCCGACAAGCTGGGCCGCAAAAGGACCATCGTTCTCGGCCTGGTGCTTTTCGCGCTCAACTCGTACCTCTTTGCGGTGGGGAACGCCTTTTTCTTCTTCCTGCTGCTGCTCGTCATCTCCGGCGCGGCCATCGGGATCTTCAAGACCGGGGCGCTGGCCCTCGTCGGCGACATCTCGCGCTCCACCGCGGAACATACCGCCACCATGAACACGGTCGAGGGATTCTTCGGGGTGGGTGCCATCATCGGCCCGGCCGTCGTGGCCAGACTCCTCGCGACAGGGTTTTCCTGGAAGTGGCTCTACCTGATCGCGGGGACCGTCTGCGTCCTGCTGATCGTGACCGCTTCCATGGTACGCTATCCGAAGACGGTGAGGTCCGTGGAGGAACCGATCGACTTCAGGCGCACCCTGCGCATGATGAAAGACCCCTATGCCCTGGGGTTTTCGCTCGGCATCTTCCTCTACGTCGCGGCGGAATGCGCCGTCTATGTCTGGATGCCCACCCTCCTGGAGGGTTATTCGGGATCCTTCGCCCTCCTGGCCGCCTACGCCACCTCCGTCTTCTTCATCCTGCGCGCCCTCGGCCGTTTCCTGGGAGCGTGGATCCTCGCGCGCTACCCGTGGACCTCCGTCATGGCCCTCTTCAGCCTGGCCATCCTCCTCTGCTTCGCCGGTTCCGTCGCGGGAGGCCTGTCCTGTGCCGTCTGGCTCCTTCCGCTGTCGGGCCTCTTCATGTCCATGATCTATCCGACTCTCAATTCCAAGGGCATCAGCTGCTTTCCGAAGACGGAGCACGGCACCGTGGCCGGCGTCATCCTGTTTTTCACCTGCACGGCGGCCGCCGTCGGGCCCCTCGCCATGGGCGGCTTGAGCGACCTTTTCGGTCACGCCAGGTACGGCTTCGTCCTGGCAACGGTCTTTGCCGCCCTCCTCTTTGCCGGGCTCCTGCTCAACTGGATCTACGATCCGGCGCGCCAACGCCTGGCTGCGCTGGATGCAAGCGAATACGACGCCGAAGCCTCGCTCTGA
- a CDS encoding MFS transporter, producing MVSALKAAESFFGWKALVVAAVMYFALTGLLLYSFPVFLPFLCTEFGWSRASVSWANSLAMIVTGLASPIAGMAVARYGARKSIASGGILCVLCFVAASFHNQLWQLYLAYGFLFGLGGSLCGMLALTTVVNNWFVRKRPLALSILLTAGGLGGLVMVSFIMALINRFGWRSAYLVIAALILLLLVLLPARLLVNRPEDVGQAPDGVPAGDAPAAAPERQKLYGTPVDFTAGEAIRTPAFWYLTVLATAFMMGIQGFMLHQVAFLLDIRISSAVAAGAYSLFVGVSAAGRLGMGFLGTRYPTRPLATLSMLLMISGMVILLQAETLPVIFLYNTLIGLGLGGTYVAIMNLMPLYFGRTHYPRIMGIALPFSTILGSTGSPLAGWIRDVTGSYRGAWELAILILAIGLAALLLARPPVHPSSRRGAGPSAGS from the coding sequence ATGGTTTCTGCCCTGAAGGCGGCCGAGAGTTTTTTCGGCTGGAAAGCCCTGGTGGTCGCCGCGGTCATGTATTTCGCGCTGACGGGCCTCCTGCTCTATTCCTTTCCCGTATTCCTTCCTTTCCTCTGCACGGAATTCGGATGGAGCCGGGCCTCGGTGTCCTGGGCGAATTCCCTGGCCATGATCGTCACCGGGCTCGCCAGCCCCATTGCCGGAATGGCGGTCGCGCGCTACGGGGCCAGGAAATCCATCGCCTCCGGCGGTATTTTGTGCGTCCTCTGTTTTGTGGCCGCCAGCTTCCATAATCAGCTGTGGCAGCTCTACCTGGCCTATGGCTTCCTGTTCGGACTGGGCGGGAGTCTCTGCGGCATGCTCGCGCTGACCACGGTCGTCAACAACTGGTTCGTGAGAAAGCGGCCCCTGGCCCTCAGCATCCTCCTGACCGCGGGCGGCCTGGGCGGCCTGGTCATGGTTTCCTTCATCATGGCCCTCATCAACCGGTTCGGATGGCGCAGCGCCTACCTGGTGATCGCGGCCCTGATCCTCCTCCTGCTCGTCCTCCTGCCGGCCCGGCTGCTGGTCAACCGGCCTGAAGACGTGGGCCAGGCGCCCGACGGGGTCCCGGCCGGGGACGCTCCCGCCGCTGCGCCGGAAAGGCAGAAGCTGTACGGGACCCCGGTGGATTTCACCGCCGGCGAGGCGATCCGGACTCCGGCATTCTGGTACCTGACGGTCCTCGCCACCGCCTTCATGATGGGCATCCAGGGATTCATGCTCCACCAGGTGGCCTTTCTCCTGGACATCCGGATCTCCTCAGCCGTCGCCGCCGGCGCCTACAGCCTGTTCGTGGGAGTCAGCGCCGCCGGCCGCCTGGGAATGGGCTTTCTGGGAACGCGATATCCGACCCGGCCGCTGGCAACCCTGTCCATGCTGTTGATGATTTCGGGAATGGTGATCCTCCTGCAGGCCGAAACGCTGCCCGTCATCTTCCTCTACAATACCCTCATAGGATTGGGCCTGGGCGGCACCTATGTGGCGATCATGAACCTCATGCCGCTCTATTTCGGCAGGACCCATTATCCCCGCATCATGGGCATCGCCCTGCCGTTTTCCACCATTCTCGGGAGCACGGGCTCGCCGCTCGCGGGATGGATCCGCGACGTCACGGGCAGCTACAGGGGGGCGTGGGAACTCGCGATTCTCATCCTGGCGATCGGGCTGGCCGCGCTTCTGTTGGCCCGTCCCCCCGTCCATCCTTCGAGCCGGCGGGGCGCGGGGCCATCTGCCGGTTCATGA
- a CDS encoding sucrose phosphorylase produces the protein MKNQVQLIAYVDRLSGGGFRELHRLLQGELAGLFGGAHLLPFYTPIDGADAGFDPIDHTEVDPRLGTWDDVRALGGTMELVADLIVNHVSSSSPQFLDFSRNGPASEYADMFLTFGRVFPQGALESDILGIYRPRPTLPFTPVTLRSGERRLLWTTFNPEQVDIDVRHPRAEAYLDAILRRFEASGIRMMRLDAVGYAIKKPGTSCFMIPETFEYIAGLTSKARTRGIEVLVEIHSHYRKQIEIARRVDRVYDFALPPLVLHALFSRDARPLARWLSISPRNAVTVLDTHDGIGVIDAGADADGSPGLLSPREIDDLVETIHRRSRGQSRRATGAAASNLDLYQVNCTFLDALGGRETDYLIARALQLFAPGIPQVYYVGLLGGTNDMELLARTAVGRDINRHFYTAAEIAAALRRPVVQKQLQLIRLRNNHPAFAGEFRVEAPADSLIELRWKLQEHWVRLHVDLSGPCASITGTDLAGTAAEAVFM, from the coding sequence ATGAAGAATCAGGTCCAGCTCATCGCCTATGTCGACCGCCTGTCGGGCGGGGGTTTTCGCGAACTCCACCGCCTGCTGCAGGGTGAACTGGCCGGCCTGTTCGGTGGAGCCCACCTCCTCCCGTTTTACACCCCCATCGACGGCGCCGACGCGGGGTTCGACCCGATCGACCACACGGAGGTGGACCCGCGCCTGGGTACGTGGGATGACGTGCGGGCCCTGGGCGGAACGATGGAACTCGTCGCGGACCTCATCGTGAACCACGTTTCCTCGTCGTCCCCGCAGTTCCTCGACTTTTCCCGGAACGGCCCGGCCTCGGAATACGCGGACATGTTTCTCACCTTCGGCCGCGTCTTCCCGCAGGGCGCCCTGGAATCGGATATTCTCGGCATCTACCGGCCGAGGCCCACCCTTCCCTTCACCCCCGTGACGCTGCGGTCGGGCGAGAGGAGACTCTTGTGGACCACCTTCAACCCGGAGCAGGTGGACATCGATGTCCGTCACCCCCGGGCCGAAGCCTACCTGGATGCGATCCTCCGCAGGTTCGAGGCCTCGGGCATCAGGATGATGCGTCTCGACGCCGTCGGCTACGCGATCAAAAAGCCGGGAACGAGCTGTTTCATGATCCCGGAAACCTTCGAATACATCGCCGGGCTGACCTCCAAGGCGCGTACCCGGGGGATCGAGGTCCTGGTGGAGATCCACAGCCATTACCGGAAGCAGATCGAAATCGCCCGCCGGGTCGATCGGGTCTACGACTTCGCGCTGCCGCCGCTGGTGCTTCATGCGCTCTTCAGCCGCGACGCGCGTCCGCTGGCGCGCTGGCTGTCCATCAGTCCCCGCAACGCCGTCACGGTCCTCGACACCCACGACGGCATCGGGGTGATCGATGCGGGCGCCGACGCCGACGGGAGTCCCGGCCTGCTGTCGCCGCGGGAGATCGATGACCTCGTGGAAACCATCCACAGGAGAAGCCGGGGCCAGAGCCGGCGGGCGACCGGGGCGGCCGCCAGCAACCTGGATCTCTACCAGGTCAACTGCACCTTCCTGGACGCCCTGGGAGGCCGGGAAACCGATTACCTGATCGCCCGCGCCCTCCAGCTTTTCGCGCCCGGAATCCCCCAGGTCTATTACGTCGGCCTGCTGGGGGGGACCAACGACATGGAACTCCTCGCCCGGACGGCGGTCGGGCGCGACATCAACCGTCATTTTTACACCGCCGCCGAAATCGCCGCCGCGCTCCGGCGCCCCGTGGTACAAAAACAGCTGCAGCTGATCCGACTCCGGAACAACCACCCCGCATTCGCCGGCGAGTTCCGGGTCGAAGCTCCGGCCGATAGCCTGATCGAGCTTCGGTGGAAGCTGCAGGAACATTGGGTCAGACTCCACGTGGATCTGTCCGGCCCGTGCGCCTCCATCACGGGCACGGACCTGGCCGGGACGGCGGCGGAGGCGGTTTTCATGTGA
- a CDS encoding FAD-dependent oxidoreductase: MTNIIRTIPEPNRTVGVVRECDVVVVGGGPGGVGAAVSAARNGADTVLVERYGCLGGMGTGGLVTIIPCLSDFDGTLQIGGINQEWIERLTLREAETHPPRETWGSTDRRLLAYWNDRSFFTVRQGHIVYASIIDAEISKCVLNDMVSEAGVKTYLHSWGTLPIMDGNRATGVVFESKSGRRAIMAKVVIDSTGDGDLLPGAGARFDADIDPGLRIANLSLSYWIDNVHFLKVDDFRKTRPAEWDGLMRELAGRGGHPFFMRSNLKGQENIVWVHPRYAASSQTDVEELTRVEFLGREKMLLTHEFYKKHIPGFEESFIVLSGPQLGTRGARRVHGEYMVTSSDLLSGEPPEDTVAIFPDLDRGEASLAHPHLFIPYRSLVPKGVENMLVACRAFSSDQEVNNFFNLIPHCVAFGEAAGTAAALSVQQGVSVRNLEYPSLRRRLTAQNVPLPGACPAGYEKSAAGPVAVYEPPMF; this comes from the coding sequence GTGACAAACATAATCAGAACCATCCCTGAACCGAACCGGACGGTGGGCGTGGTGCGTGAATGTGACGTCGTCGTGGTCGGCGGCGGTCCGGGGGGGGTCGGCGCCGCTGTCAGCGCGGCCCGTAACGGCGCGGATACGGTCCTCGTGGAGCGCTACGGATGCCTTGGGGGGATGGGTACCGGCGGGCTGGTGACCATCATCCCCTGTCTGTCCGATTTCGACGGCACCCTGCAGATCGGCGGGATCAACCAGGAGTGGATCGAGCGCCTCACCCTCCGGGAAGCGGAGACGCATCCGCCCAGGGAAACCTGGGGGTCGACCGACAGGCGATTGCTCGCCTACTGGAACGACCGGTCCTTTTTCACCGTCCGCCAGGGGCATATCGTGTATGCCTCCATCATCGATGCCGAGATTTCCAAGTGCGTGCTCAACGACATGGTCTCCGAAGCCGGGGTGAAGACGTACCTCCACTCCTGGGGAACCCTGCCGATCATGGACGGGAACCGGGCGACGGGAGTCGTGTTCGAAAGCAAATCGGGGCGGCGGGCGATCATGGCCAAGGTCGTTATCGACTCCACCGGCGACGGGGACCTGCTCCCCGGCGCCGGCGCCCGATTCGATGCGGATATCGACCCCGGCCTCCGGATCGCCAACCTTTCGCTGAGCTACTGGATCGACAACGTCCATTTCCTCAAGGTGGACGATTTCCGCAAGACCCGGCCCGCGGAGTGGGACGGCCTGATGCGCGAACTGGCGGGCCGGGGGGGGCATCCGTTTTTCATGAGGAGCAACCTCAAGGGCCAGGAGAACATCGTCTGGGTACATCCGCGCTACGCCGCCTCGAGCCAGACCGACGTCGAGGAACTCACCCGGGTCGAATTCCTAGGCCGGGAGAAGATGCTCCTCACCCATGAGTTCTACAAGAAGCATATTCCCGGATTCGAGGAGAGCTTCATCGTTCTTTCCGGCCCGCAGCTGGGCACGCGCGGCGCCCGGAGAGTCCACGGCGAGTACATGGTGACTTCCAGCGACCTGCTGTCCGGGGAGCCTCCTGAAGACACCGTCGCCATATTCCCCGACCTGGACCGGGGCGAAGCGTCGCTGGCGCATCCGCACCTGTTCATCCCCTATCGTTCGCTGGTGCCGAAAGGGGTCGAGAACATGCTGGTGGCCTGCCGCGCTTTCTCCTCCGACCAGGAGGTGAACAATTTCTTCAACCTCATCCCCCATTGCGTCGCTTTCGGCGAAGCCGCCGGGACCGCGGCCGCCCTCAGCGTCCAGCAGGGGGTGAGCGTCCGTAATCTGGAGTACCCTTCGTTGCGGAGGCGGTTGACGGCTCAGAATGTGCCGCTGCCGGGCGCCTGTCCCGCCGGATACGAGAAAAGCGCGGCGGGGCCCGTGGCCGTCTACGAGCCCCCGATGTTCTGA